A region of Scleropages formosus chromosome 2, fSclFor1.1, whole genome shotgun sequence DNA encodes the following proteins:
- the mul1 gene encoding mitochondrial ubiquitin ligase activator of NFKB 1, producing MDDGARASVTQLVLLATSSALTAACYCVYRMRSHTASRLQEAKKLSIDQDLKKILSASPGKCVPYAVIEGVVRSVKETLNSQFVDSCQGVIQRLNLREHKMVWNRTTHLWNDCEKIIHQRTNAVPFDLVSHDDSVASRVRVIRPLDAAELELEITYENFHPVNQSFTDAIGHFISGERPKGIKETEEMLRLGECVTGVGELILEHNLIRLQPPKQGLQYFLSRLDHKSLLTKQRSSARLWKVLTVIFGIATCAVLYFILKRQYAHYREKRKRKNIEDEFREFQRKRQHELNLPEEAMSPNTCIICLSCERSTVFLECGHVCSCEKCYHLLPVPKKCPICRSTIDRVVPLYNS from the exons ATGGATGACGGCGCGAGAGCCTCGGTGACGCAGCTCGTGCTGCTGGCCACGAGCTCCGCGCTCACGGCCGCGTGCTACTGCGTGTACAGGATGAGGTCACACACCGCGTCCCGCCTCCAG gaagcaAAAAAATTGTCCATCGATCAGGATTTGAAGAAGATCCTTTCAGCATCACCGGGAAAGTGTGTTCCATATGCAGTAATTGAAG GTGTTGTGAGATCTGTGAAAGAAACACTTAACAGTCAGTTTGTGGACAGCTGTCAAGGAGTAATTCAGAGGTTGAACTTGCGAGAACATAAAATGGTATGGAATCGGACAACACATCTCTG gaaTGACTGTGAGAAAATCATACATCAGCGTACCAATGCGGTTCCCTTCGACTTGGTCAGCCACGACGACAGCGTGGCTTCCAGGGTGAGGGTCATACGACCTCTCGATGCAGCCGAGCTGGAACTGGAGATCACTTATGAGAACTTTCACCCTGTGAACCAGTCGTTCACAGACGCCATCGGCCACTTCATCAGCGGCGAGCGCCCAAAGGGCATCAAGGAGACAGAGGAGATGTTGCGCTTGGGGGAGTGCGTGACAGGGGTGGGAGAGCTGATTCTGGAACACAACCTGATTCGGTTGCAGCCTCCTAAACAAGGCCTGCAGTACTTCCTCAGCCGTTTGGACCATAAATCTTTGCTGACAAAGCAACGGTCTTCGGCCAGGTTGTGGAAGGTTCTCACAGTTATTTTTGGCATTGCCACTTGTGCTGTCCTCTACTTTATCCTAAAGAGGCAGTACGCACACTACAGGGAGAAGCGCAAAAGGAAGAACATCGAGGACGAGTTCAGGGAGTTTCAGAGGAAGAGGCAGCATGAGCTGAACTTGCCAGAGGAGGCCATGTCCCCCAACACCTGCATTATCTGCCTGAGCTGCGAGCGCTCCACTGTCTTCCTGGAGTGCGGCCACGTCTGCTCCTGCGAGAAGTGCTACCACCTGCTACCTGTCCCAAAGAAGTGTCCCATCTGCAGGAGCACCATCGATAGGGTCGTTCCTTTATACAACAGTTAA
- the pusl1 gene encoding tRNA pseudouridine synthase-like 1 has product MRSPRVRYLLLFQYLGTNYCGVMKSPAQQPGTGVQNHLENAVRKLRPVNEVSLSISSRTDTGVHALCNSAHVDIERKADKPPFSEQILTKALNFHLQTESIRVIRALRVPDTFHARFHAISRTYVYRLATGVGHHSELPLPEKNFCWPLQETGLDVRAMEEASTLLLGTHDFSSFRALNSETPFKNPVKTLLCAHVGLRQGSFSQEHFHRDLQYWEFTFKSRSFLYKQVRRMTGALVAVGRRKLSVSQLREILEARDSLAYPHNMTAPPDGLFLTNVEYTESDLLPLVQEWDMKS; this is encoded by the exons ATGAGGAGCCCGAGGGTCCGTTACCTCCTCCTCTTTCAGTACTTGGGCACCAACTATTG TGGGGTGATGAAGAGTCCAGCGCAGCAGCCTGGGACTGGGGTTCAGAATCACCTGGAG AACGCTGTAAGGAAACTGAGGCCCGTTAATGAGGTGTCCTTATCCATCTCCAGTCGCACCGACACTGGTGTTCATGCTCTCTGTAACTCGGCACACGTGGACATCGAGCGCAAGGCCGACAAACCCCCGTTCTCAGAGCAGATCCTGACGAAAGCACTTAATTTTCATCTCCAGACAGAATCTATACG TGTTATCAGGGCACTACGTGTGCCAGATACATTCCACGCACGGTTCCATGCCATATCGAGGACTTACGTGTATCGCCTGGCTACGGGAGTTGGCCATCATAGCGAGCTTCCCCTGCCTGAGAAGAATTTCTGCTGGCCTTTGCAAGAAAC TGGTCTTGACGTAAGGGCCATGGAGGAGGCCAGCACTCTGCTGCTTGGCACGCATGACTTCAGCTCCTTCCGTGCGCTCAACTCCGAGACGCCCTTCAAAAACCCAGTAAAGACGCTGTTGTGTGCACACGTTGGGCTGAGGCAAGGTTCCTTCTCCCAGGAGCACTTCCACAG AGATCTGCAGTACTGGGAATTCACTTTCAAAAGTAGGTCATTCTTGTACAAGCAG gtgcGGAGGATGACCGGGGCTCTGGTGGCTGTGGGCCGAAGGAAACTGTCCGTCTCGCAGCTGCGTGAGATATTAGAAGCCAGGGACTCGCTTGCCTACCCTCACAACATGACTGCACCACCAGATGGGCTTTTCCTCACCAATGTGGAGTACACGGAATCAG ATTTGTTGCCACTGGTACAGGAATGGGACATGAAGAGCTGA
- the LOC108933920 gene encoding ubiquitin-conjugating enzyme E2 J2-like, with translation MSSKSNKRAPTTATQRLKQDYLRIKKDPVPYICAEPLASNILEWHYVVRGPEKTPYEGGYFHGKLMFPREFPFKPPSIYMITPNGRFKCNTRLCLSITDFHPDTWNPAWSVSTILTGLLSFMVEKGPTLGSIETSDFTKRQLASQSWTFNLKDKVFCDLFPDVVDEIRQKQKLREDLNPRSHALPLPDVVPDGETYNAQNGFPVFNGHPPLPDGAGHPPGLQQANRNQGLLGGALANLFVIVGFAAFAYTVKYVLRSIAQE, from the exons ATGAGCAGCAAGAGTAACAAGAGGGCGCCGACCACAGCAACGCAGCGGCTGAAACAGGACTAcctgagaataaaaaaagaccCGGTGCCTTATATCTGCGCGGAGCCTCTTGCTTCGAACATTTTGGAATG GCACTACGTCGTACGAGGGCCTGAGAAAACGCCTTATGAAG GTGGTTATTTTCATGGGAAACTCATGTTTCCTCGAGAATTTCCTTTCAAGCCTCCTAGTATTTACATGATCACTCCAAATGGAAGATTTAAATGCAACACAAG ATTGTGTCTGTCCATCACCGACTTCCACCCAGACACATGGAACCCCGCGTGGTCGGTCTCCACCATCCTGACGGGTCTTCTCAGCTTCATGGTAGAGAAAGGTCCCACGCTGGGCAGCATTGAAACTTCAGACTTCACC AAGAGGCAACTGGCATCTCAGAGCTGGACTTTCAACCTTAAGGATAAGGTTTTCTGTGACCTGTTTCCAGATGTTGTAGAT GAGATCCGACAGAAGCAGAAGTTGCGGGAGGACCTAAACCCCAGATCGCACGCCCTGCCGCTGCCAGATGTGGTTCCAGATGGAGAGACGTACAATGCTCAGAATGGTTTCCCCGTCTTCAACGGTCACCCTCCCCTGCCGGATGGTGCTGGTCACCCCCCTGGCCTACAGCAGGCAAATCGCAACCAAGGACTCCTAGGAGGAGCTCTTGCAAACTTGTTTGTTATAGTAGGATTTGCAGCTTTTGCATATACAGTCAAGTACGTGCTGCGGAGCATAGCCCAAGAATGA